The window TGATCCCCAGGACAGCGGGGGGCAGAGCCAGGGCCACCCGGCGGCGCCAAGGGACAGGCCAGAGAGGCAGCGATGCGACGAGGCAGGCAGCCATCAGGCCGCCGATGAAACCGCCTCGCCCTTCAATGGACCAGGGGTTCAAGAGCTCCGGGTAAGGAGGCCATGTAGCCAGCGGCCACAGGAGGGCGAGGAGCCAGAGGAACCCCCGCGGGGAGGCCCGTAACCTTCGCTCCGGACCCAGCGATAGGAGGGCGAGGCCGAGGGCAAGACCCCATAGAGGCATCCACAGACGCTCCCGGACCAGAGGCCCATAACCGGCCCGCTGGAAGAAAACCAGGAAATGGGGCAGATCGAACCCGGAGAACGTCAACCCAGCTGTTGAGCCCTCCACCCACGGAGCCCAGTAACCGGCCAGCATCAACCCCCAAGCGATCCATGCGAGAAAGCGGGCAGAAACGCTGGACGATGCGCCGGAGCGTGTCATTCACTCCCCCTCCACTGCTTGGAGATTGTGGCGATGGGCTCATGGGGTGGGCAGGAACAGCGGGAAAGGCGTTGGCGTCGGCGGAGGCGGCGGGGCGCTGGTGATCAAGCTGGTCAGGATCAGACTGATCACCGCCAGGATCGCCAGGATGATGAACAGCGTTTGTTGCCATGGGCGTGCGCGCGGACGACGAGCCATTGAGCCTCGCACCCCTCGAGATATTCCACGAAGTCTTGCGGGAATTCTTGGTATAACAGGATCAGCGTCCTCGCGTTCACGCCCATTATTATAATCGAGGTTCGTTTCGGGGCTCTCAGCCAAGACATCGGATCGGTCCCTCATCTCATTCAAGCAAAGGAGGCATAGGAGATGCCGCGTCGCGGCGAAGTGTTACTGGCCATGGGGGTGCTGCTTGTCCTCTGGCATATCCTGGCGGCGCTGGTCCAGCGTCCCATCCTGCCTGCCCCGTTCACGGTAGGGATCGCTCTGGTGAGGGGTTTCCAAGGAGAGCTGGGATGGCACTTCCTGGCCAGCGCCGGGCGGGTGATCATCAGCATCCTCCTCTCGATCGCCACGGCAGCTCCTCTGGGGTTGCTCTTGGGACTCAGCCCCGGGCTGCACCGGCTGGTTTCTCCTTTCTTGTATCTGCTGTATCCGATCCCCAAAGTCGTGCTGGTGCCGATCCTCATCCTCTTCTTTGGGGTCGGGGACCTGGCCAAGATTCTCCTCATCTATCTGATCCTCTTCTTTCAGATCCTGGTGCTGGTCCGGGATGCAGCGGCGGGCCTGCGGCCGGAGTTGCTTCTCTCCGTCCGCAGCCTGGGAGCGGGTCGGCGGGCTCTTTTCTGGTTTGTTTACCTGCCCGCCTCCCTGCCGGCCATCCTAACCGCGGTGCGCCAGAGCATCGGCACCGCAGTGGCCGTGCTATATCTGAGCGAGCTCCTGGCCACCCGTTACGGGCTGGGCTACTACATTTACATCCAGGCCAGCACGTTTTTTGACTATCCGGCAATGTATGGCGGGATCGTGCTGATGAGCGGGATGGGACTGGCCCTGTATCTGATCGTGGACGCGCTGGAGCGGCGCTGGTGTCGCTGGCAGTTTGTCTCATAGACGGCATCCGGAGATGGGGGCGATGATCGGGCTGGCGCTCCTTCTGAGTTATCTTCCCATGGTGGGTTATGCACTTTTCATATGGTGGCTGGATCGGTATGAGAAGGAGCCGCTCCGGCTGGCCTCCACAGCCTTTTTATGGGGAACGCTCCCGGCCATCCTGATCGCACTGATGGCGGAAGTGGCCCTGGAGCCTCCCCTCGAGGAGGGGCTGGAGAGAGATCTGATCTCCAGCGGTCTGATCGCTCCCCTTGCCGAAGAGACCGCCAAGGGGCTCTTCCTGGCACTGCTGTTCCTCCGGCGCCGGGATGAGATCGACAGCCTGTATGATGGATTCCTCTACGGCTCCCTGGTGGGCTTCGGTTTCGCGGCGACCGAGAACGTTTTCTATCTGATTGGAGCGGGAATCGAAGGGGGAACCGCAGCGATGCTGGCGCTGGCATCCCTGCGGGCGGGGATCTTTGGTCTGAACCACGCCTTCTTCACCGGCTTCACCGGCCTGGGGTTGGCGATGGCGAGGCTGTCGCCTCGAGGGTTTCGGCGCCTTTGGGCTCCCCTGGTCGGATGGAGCGCAGGGGTCGGCTTCCACGCCTTCCATAACGGAGTGCTGACCCTCGTCAGCCATCTGGGGGATGAGGGAAGCGTCTTGGTGGGTTGCCTCACAGTTATAGCAGGAGACTGGATGGGGGCGCTGTTAGTGTTCGCCCTGGGGCTATGGGGGCTGTATCGAGAACGTCTCTGGATCACATGGTATCTTGGGAAGGAGGTCGAACGCGGAACCTTGCCTCCAGCGGTCTATCAGGAGTGTCGCTCAGCGTGGCGGCGGGGGTTCCGGCGGTGGGGCGCTCTGTTGCGAGGAGACTGGCAGGAATGGAAGCGATTGGGGGATCTATATGGAGCGGCCATCGAGCTGGCCTTCCGTCAGCATCAGCGGCTCGCGTTGGGGGAACAACGCTGGGAGAAGGAAATCGCACGCCTTCGGGAGAGGATCCGAGCCCTGACCGCTCCTTCAAGGATGGGGGATCCATAAAAACAAAAGGACCGGTGTTCAACCGGCCCTTTTGTTTTTCACTCGCACTCACATATAGAGGAAGTGGAAGGGTTAACCGAACAGAGCGTGGGCTCGGGGGA is drawn from Thermoflexus hugenholtzii and contains these coding sequences:
- a CDS encoding PrsW family intramembrane metalloprotease; protein product: MIGLALLLSYLPMVGYALFIWWLDRYEKEPLRLASTAFLWGTLPAILIALMAEVALEPPLEEGLERDLISSGLIAPLAEETAKGLFLALLFLRRRDEIDSLYDGFLYGSLVGFGFAATENVFYLIGAGIEGGTAAMLALASLRAGIFGLNHAFFTGFTGLGLAMARLSPRGFRRLWAPLVGWSAGVGFHAFHNGVLTLVSHLGDEGSVLVGCLTVIAGDWMGALLVFALGLWGLYRERLWITWYLGKEVERGTLPPAVYQECRSAWRRGFRRWGALLRGDWQEWKRLGDLYGAAIELAFRQHQRLALGEQRWEKEIARLRERIRALTAPSRMGDP
- a CDS encoding ABC transporter permease yields the protein MPRRGEVLLAMGVLLVLWHILAALVQRPILPAPFTVGIALVRGFQGELGWHFLASAGRVIISILLSIATAAPLGLLLGLSPGLHRLVSPFLYLLYPIPKVVLVPILILFFGVGDLAKILLIYLILFFQILVLVRDAAAGLRPELLLSVRSLGAGRRALFWFVYLPASLPAILTAVRQSIGTAVAVLYLSELLATRYGLGYYIYIQASTFFDYPAMYGGIVLMSGMGLALYLIVDALERRWCRWQFVS